The DNA region gtgggagtgGGGTGGTCAACATCTGAGGACAAAACATATTTTTGGGGATCTGTTTACGTTCACATGAGTGACCTTGGGAACAATAGGGAATGGAGTGATTGTGCAGCAGAAGTGTTCACTGAAACAAAGGAAACAGTCATTGGAAACAGCTGGGGTATTGGAGAGCGTAAGCCATGTTCAAGTAGAGCTTTGGATGGATTAATACAGCCTCCTCTATTACTTCCAGGGTTAGTTGTTATCCACAAAGCAGTGGTCAGCTAAGCACAGGCACTCGAGTTTGAGAAGGAATCTTCTTACCCTGAAATGgggattaccccccccccccatcactttGAGTACATGTATCTATTAGAATATGTCATGGTCTTTCTGCAGTATTTCTCCATTCATTTTCCTATTTTCACTAAAGGGGATTTCTCAGAAGTAGTTTGTTGTGCTGAGTAAGCTCATGGCAAATACTGAAACTGTTCTTCCTGAATGACAGACACTATCAGCGTTCTCAGTGACTGCCATTGTCTCGTTTAGGGTGCATCCAAGGAGGGAGTCGCACAGTGAGTCAAAAGACCCCTAGGAGACATCTCTGGGTTTGTCAGACACATCACAACTAATCCAGACAGTTGCCAAGCCAAGATGGGATTTGAATCAAGCTTCAAATAGCATCTGCCACTGCATAACTGGAACAAATAGAAGTCATAGAAGCAGAAAATAACATGAAACAACAAGAGGTGCCTCAGCTCCATAGGTGACAATACTGTAGTTAACGGGCCGGGACAGGTGTGTTACAGATTGTATCTGCTCAGGGCTTTTATGTCTGTGTAGCTAACTGCTGTATGCTATGGGTGCAGTGTTGTgcacccaccccaccccctccttaTCCCCTTCTCGCCCCTTCTGGTATCCCAAGCTGAACAGGAGTAATCAGATGAGAGGCGGAGTGGGGAGGCTCACGTGGGGACACAGCGTCTACCAGGGATTAAAAAACTAAAATCTTGATTGAAGTTCCACTAGTCTCACTCTACAAGCGGGTtaaatgggagagaaagagacagacatacagagagagagaggggaagagggagaaaggTACAGAGGGAGGTACAGCAGTGAGAAGGAGTGGGAGGAATAAAGAGCGAGAAAGGGAGACAGCGCAGTGCTGGGCGGCAGGGGgaatgagtgtgtgagagagagagagagagagaggggggggggggaagacaggAAGCGTGCCACAGCCACTGAGCCAGAGACgcagggagaggaagacagagaggccATGAGCAGCAGAGAGGGCAACAGGGGGAAGCAGTAAGGATCACAGCGTGCGAAGACGGAGAGTGAGGGGGGAGGAccgggaagagaaagagagaaaaaacaaaGGGATACAATCAGAAACAGGCTTGGACAGGAAAGGGGAGCGGGTGGGTGGGGGTCTGATGAGAAATAAGCGGAAGAAAGTTTtcgagagagaggaaaagagcgggagagggagaagtCAATGAGAAAAACATTCCATGTGAATGTCAAGGGCGGGAAGCTGGAGGGACAAAGCTAATTCTTTAAGGAGTCTTCCTCTGTGGCTGCTGGACTGCTTCCGTCATGTTCTCAGACACCAGAGCGCCTGGGGAGCACAGAGGCTTTCAGCACAGCAACCCTCATCTCAACCTCTGGCTCCACAATAGATTCAGGGCCCATCACAGTGACATGGGACTCAATGGGCAGCGCAGGCGGACTGATGCCAACCTTACCTATCCCAACAGAGCCAAAGAGGTAGGCTTTAAATCACAAGAGGTTATCAACAATATACATGGGAAGGAAAGGATGGGTGCCCATTTGAATGGACTGGGATTGGAGGAGCTAGATTTAAGAAGCCAAGTTGGCAGTCCTTCCAGGTGGAGCCAGGTCCCTTCTCCAGAGCCAGGCCTGAGACACAGCGCATCTGTCAGGAACCACTACACAGAACGCTCCTTTGTTTGGAACCACCGCCAGACGTTACCACACCCCTCAGTCAGGAACTACGTTACACCCCCCGCTCCACCAACACAGTTCAAAGGTCAAGACGGCTGTAAAGTGCCTGTTTGTTTGGAGGACCAGCTTTGGGGTTACCCCAGACAGACCTGTCAGAGAAACCTTCATAAATCCAGCTGGGTGGATACAACCACAGCCACACAGGGCTTACCCAGACACCAGAGTTTCGGTTCTACCTTGAGTTCCACCCCAAAAAAAGTCAGAAACATCCAGAGAGACTTGACTAGACCAGTAGGCGGACCAGAGACCAGAAGAGACCAGAAATACTTGACTAAACCTGTGGAGGGTTACAATGGACCCAGCTCTCTGCATGAAGTCATATTCTCTACAGAGGTTCCTCAGAGAAATATGGGAGGTCCCACTCTCCGACCCCAGCAGAGCCCCAGTAAGCCCTGTCCCACCCCAGAGGATGTCCAGACCAGGCCCACCAGCGGCCACCATGGCTCCAGGAGAGGGCCAGGGCTGACTGGGTCGAAGAGGAGCCACCGGAAGGTGGTCCGGGATCAGATCCGGAGAGTGGTGGAGAACCTGGAGGAGGTTCTAGGAGGCCTGAAGGACATCCATCAGGAGATGAAGGAGGTAAAGATGTTTCTGTTTGCCTATAAGTTACAGATAGGGTCTATCTTTGATGGGAGGATTTAAAGCTGTTTCTCGTGCAGAGCTGTGGTGTAGTGGTAACACAGCAgttcaacacaaacaacacagagttacacatggataaacaaacatacagtcattaatacagtagaaaaagtctatatacagtgcgtgcaaatgaggtagaataagggaggtaaggcaataaataggccacaatggcgaagtaattacaatataccaattaaacactggaatggtagatgtgcagaagatgaatgtaaaaacagagatactgtggtgcaaaggagtaagataaataaataaatacagtatgtgtatcGGCCGTCGTCGGTGGAataaggtgaggaccaatgcgcagcgttgtACGTGTTCATCTATTTAATAATGTAAACTgaacaaatcaaatttatttatatagcccttcgtacatcagctgatatctcaaagtgctgtacagaaacccagcctaaaaccccaaacagcaagcaatgcaggtgtagaagcacggtggctaggaaaaactccctagaaaggccaaaacctaggaagaaacctagagaggaaccagactatgtggggtggccagtcctcttctggctgtgccgggtgtagattataacagaacatggccaagatgttcaaatgttcataaatgaccagcattgtagatgacctggagccagtgggtttggcgacaagtatgaagagagggccagccaacgagagcgtacaggtcgcagtggtgggtagtatatggggctttggtgacaaaacggatggcactgtgatagactacatccaatttgttgagccTATTTTAGAAATgtcattgccgaagtcgaggatcggtaggatggtcagttttacgagggtatgtttggcagcatgagtgaaggatgctttgttgcggaataggaagccaattctagatgtcattttggattggagatgcttttTTGGattggagagtttacagtctaactagacgcctgggtatttgtagttgtctacatattctaagtcagaaccgtccagagtagtgatgctggacgggcgggcaggtgcgggcagtgttcgattgaagagcatgcatttagttttacttgcatttattACTTGcaatgaagctcgtctggaggttagttaacacagtgtccaaagaagggccagaagtataaagaatggtgtcatctgcgtagaggtggatcagtgaatcaccagcagcaagagcaacatcattgaagTATACAGAGAatagagtcggcctgagaattgaaccatgtggcacccccatagagactgccagaggtccggacaacaggccctccgatttgacacactgaactctatcagagaagtgaaccaggcgaggcaatcatttgagaaaccaaggctgtcgagtctgccaataagaatgtggtgattgactgagtcgaaagccttggccaggtcgatgaatacggctgcacagtaatgtctctcatTGATTgcagttatgatatcatttaggaccttgagcatcgttgaggtgcacccatgaccagctctgaaaccagattgcatagcagagaaggtacgttGGGATTAAAAAATGGTcaatgatctgtttgttaacttggctttcgaaggcagggtaggatagatgtaggtctgtagcaatttgggtctagagtgtctcccctttgaagagggggatgaccgcggcagctttccaatctttggggatctcagacgatatgaaagaggggttgaacaagctagtaataggggttgcaacaatttcggcggcTAGTTTTAGGaagagaggatccagattgtctagccctgctgatttgtaggggtccagattttgcagctctttcagaacatcagctatctggatgtgggtgaaggagaaatgggggaggcttgggcaagttgcagtgaggggtgcagggctgttgaccggggtaagggtaaccaggtggaaagcatggccagccgtagagaaatgcttattgaaattctcaattatcgcagatttatcggtggtgacagtgtttccaagcctcagtgcagtgggcagttgggaggaggtgctcttgttctccatggactttacagtgtcccagaacattttggagttagtgctacaggatacaaatttctgtttgaaaaagctagcctttgctttcctaactgcctgtgtatattggttcctaacttccctgaaaagttgcatgtcgcgggggctattcgatgctaatgcagtacgccacaggatgtttttgtgctggtcgagggcagtgaggtctggagtgaaccaagggctatatctgttcctggttctacattttctgaaaggggcatgcttatttaagatggcgaggaaagcacttttaaagaataaccaggcatcctgtACTGACGGAATGTCAATGTCCTTCTAGGATTCCCagaccaggtcgattagaaaggtctgctcgtttaagtgttttagggagcgtttgacagtgatgaggggtggttgtttgactgcggacccattacggacgcaggcaatgaggcagtgattgctgagatcctggttattctttaaaggTGCTttcagcagaggtgtatttggagggcaggttggttaggatgatgttTGCACCTGGTAGATTTGGTGTTGCACCTGGTAgattcattgatcatttgtgtgagattgagagcatcaagcttagattgttggATGGCCGGGgtattaagcatgtcccagtttaggtcacctaacagcacgagctctgaagatagatggggggcaatcagtttgCATATTCTGTCCACAGAACAGCTGGACAAATGCTATTTGTCACTTGCTTCGAAACAACAGgtttggactaacagtgaaatgcttccgggcccttcccaacaatgcagagagaaagaaaatagagaaataattgaaaagtaaaacatgtaataataaaAGTAGTAATAGATACATAATGAGTAACGATAATATACAAGGAGCAtcagtaccaagtcgatgtgcaggtgtACCTTTTGTTCACcttttgttgccttacagcctgaaatgaaaacacatAAAATCAGACTTTTTATTTACAGACAGTAACCCACAATATCCAAGTGAGAAAAATGAACCCACAATTAAAACAGTAAAATACCCTATTTGGATAAGTGAACACCCCCCtgagttaatacttggtggaacCACCTTCTGCTTGAATTACAGCCAAAAGTCTTTTGGAATACGTCTCTAATAACTTTGCACACCTAGACTGTGCAATAGttgcccattcttccttgcagaattGTTCAAGCTCAGTCAAATTGCATAGTGACCGCTCTCTTtaagtcattccacagattctcaatgggATTTAGGTCGGGGCTctgactaggccactcaaggacattcacctTCTTGTCCTTCAGCCACTGTACAATTACTTTGGcggtgtgctttgggtcattgtcatgttgaaacgtGAACCACCTTCCCATTTTTAACTTCCTGGCAGAGGGCTGCATGTTCTCAAAAATCTGTTGGTATTTTGCACTGTCCATTTCCCCTTCTATCCCGACAAATGCTCCCTGCTGAAGAGAAACACCCCCTCAACAGGATGCtgctgtcacgtgtgctccctctccggcctctaggtcaccaggctgctcgttatggagcACACCTGTCAACATCGTTACGCGCATGACACTCACCTGCACTCCATcgcctccttgattacctgccctttacaTGTCactcctttggttccttccccaggcgccattgtttctgtgtcatgtctgtgcgttgccCATGTTTCTTATTtggtattatgttgtgtttctttattaaaacacatactccccgaacttgcttcccgactctcagagCACATCGTTaccactgccaccaccatgctttactatAGACTTGGTGTTCCTTGGGTGGAACGATGTATTGGGTTTTCGCCAGATATATAgttttgcattcaggccaaaaagtttaaTTTGGTCTCATCTCCCTTTTTTTGAGGAGTGTTTTCTTTCTTGCCACCCTCCCATAGAGGCCAGATTTGTGGAGCTCTTGTGGTATtgtggtcacatacacacattgaCCAATAtttgccataaaggcctgaagcTCCTTCAAAGTCACTATTGGCTTCTTGGTAGCATCTGATCAGTCTCCTCCTTGCCAGGTCATCCAGTTTGGAGGGACGGCCTGATCTCTGCAGGGTCTGGGTGGTGCCATACGCCTTCCACTTCGTAATAATGGTCTTACCTGTGCTCCGAGGGATAGACAAAGCCTTTGAAAGCTTTTCATATCCATCCCCTGACTTGTGCTTTCCACAACTTAATCTCATAGATCTTTTGAAAGTACCGCCCATAATGGATTATTTGCTATGAATTGCACTACTAAGCAGTGGAGTCCTCTATGAACAACTGCTTTTATTCTGAACTAATCAAAGTCACTACAACTGATCACAGATGGAAGCCAATTAGCTTGATTTGTAGTTGGTTATACCTCAGCAAGTTTTCAATTTAAATTCTAAGGGGGGGTTGACTTATCCAAGTAGGGCATTTTACTGTTTTGGGGATTGTTTTTTTCCTATTGATATTGTGGGTTACTGTGTGTAAATAAAGCTGGAAAAAGTATAATTTTATGTATTTTCATTTCaggctgtaaggcaacaaaagGTGAACATTTTGAAAAGGTGCGGTGACTTTCTATACCCActgtataactaggaataaagtgctAGATAGTAAACGGTAGGAGCACggatgtgatgagtcaaaaaagttagtgcaaaaagggtcaatgcagatagtccaggtagatatttggttaactatttaactaactatttagcagtcttatagcttgagGGTAGaggctgttcagggtcctgttggttccagacttggtgcatcggtaccgttgccgtgtgatagcagagagaacagtctatgacttgggtggctggagtctgtgaCAATTTTTATggctttcctctgacatcgcctggtatagaggtcctagatgacAGGGAGCTCaacaatgatgtactgggctgccCACACTATCCTCTGTAAAGCCTTGCGGTCGGAAGACGaatcagttgccataccaagcggtgatgtagctagtcaagatgctctcaatggtgcagctgtataactttttgaggatctgagggcccatgacaaatctttacaGCCTACTAAGGGAGAAGaggcgttgttgtgccctcttcacaaccgtgttggtgtatttggaccatgatagatccatagtgatgtggatgggggcgtacTTGGCcatccgtttcctgtagtccatgatcagctcctttgactttctgacgttgagggaaaggttgttgtcctggcacgacACTGCCaggtctgacctcctccctataggctgtctcatcgtcgtcggtgatcaggcctaccaccgttgtgttgtcagcaaacttaataatgggGTTGGAGTCATGCGTAGCCATgtggtcgtgggtgaacagggagtacaggaggggactaagcacgcacccctgagtggcCCCCGCGGTGAGTGTCAGTGTGGCGGAtgggttgttgcctaccctcaccgctTGGGGGaatcccatcaggaagtccaggatccagttacagagggaggtgttcagtcccagggtcttactcttagtgatgagcttgtagagcactatggtgttgaatgctgagctgtagtcaatgaacagcattctcacgtaggtctTCCTTTTGTTCAAGTGGGAAACGGCAGTGTGgagtgccatacagattgcatcatctgtggatctgttgaggagGTATGCGAATTttagtgggtccagggtgtctgggatgacggtgttgatgtgagccttgaccagcctttcaaagaatttCATGATTACAGGTGTGAGTGCTAAGGGgttatagtcatttagacaggttccCTTGGCATTCTttagcacagggactatggtggtctgcttgaaacatgtatttATTACAGACTGGGTTAGGGAGATgctgaaaatatcagtgaagacacttgccagctagtCGGTGCATGATCTGAgtatgcgtcctggtaatccatttggccctgcggccttgtgaatgttaacctgtttaaagttcttacATCGGCTAcgtagagcgtgatcacacagtcatccgggaACAGCTTGTGCTCTTACGCATTGTTCAGTGTTGCGTGCCTCTAAGCGAGCATAGAAAGCATTTAACTTGTCTGGTAGGCtggcgtcactgggcagcttgcagcGGAGTTTCCCTTTGTAACCCGTTTGCAAcactgccacatccaacgagcgtcagagtGTGGAggaaaggtgatctagagttatTTTGTCTCTAGTTGCACTGGTGACATGCTAGTAGAAATGAGGTAAgacggatttcagttttcctgcattaaaatcaccgacCACCaagagcgccacctctggatgaacattttcttgtttgcttatggccttatacagctcgttgagtgcagtcttagtgccaggctcagtttgtggtggtaaataaacagctacGTAAAATATGGTAAATATTTGGTAAATATTATGgtatacagcttatcatgaggtgtTCTAACTCAGGCAAGCAGAACCTTGAAACCTAATATTAGAGATTGAGCACCAACTACTaattaacaaagagacacaccatCACCCTTGAGTTTACCTTACACTACTGTTCTGTCCTGTCGATACATAGAAAACCAGAgaatattatccatgtccttgttcagccaagtTTCCGAGAAACATGGGATTTACAGTTCTTCAGGttccgttgataggatagtctcgaacggagcttgTCCAGTACCTTCTCCAGTGATTATACATTCgccaatagaacagagggtagaggTGGATTATTTACTTGTCCGTAGTCAGGGTACCCCGCAAATCAGCCTCTATATTGTCGTCTCTTTCTCTTCCGAGTGTCGGGATTACGGCCTGGTCCGGGGTGAGCAGTATGCCCTCTGCCGCCAACTCAttgaagtagaaatcttcatccaaatcgaggttagtgatcgctgttctgatgtacagaagttattttcggtcataggaaatgATGGTGGGAACATAATGTATAAAAAAGTTACGATCAGCGCAAAGAAACATACAAAATAGCAGAGTTGGTCAGGAGCCCGTAAAATGGCCTTTATACATTCCAACACCATTCTCTTTTGTtggcaaacaaactgaaaggaATACATTCTGCCACTTgtagtgtgttgtttgaacaggtataaagccaacattgccgatttactgccacctgcagttatggaattTCTTCTCAAGAGTatattcattggctgatccctcctgatgacccggaTGGAATCAtatgatccttccttaacccattgGACGTCCCACCCacttgactacttcaaaatggtgaaagtcctcaatCGTGCTGCCCATGCTAATACAGGCTTTTGGCTagtagaggcctctatcattctctatggttcCATCAAATGAGAAAACCTTCTGGGTAGTGTAACTTCGTCCATTTTTCCCCCCatctcattttaacattctgttataaagagcacatgttaaaCTTAATGAAAAACAAGTTTCCCATCTCAAGAagttaattaaatacaaaaatgaaGTTCCAAATAAAGTTACAGGGTTGACGATTTCTCTATGGAAGCTTGCTGTATGCAACAGGGAGGGGTAATTGAATGCAAACTTTACAAAATGAAATTGTtgaaacatttctagcctgtctatctgttGGTAACAGGGTTAATGTGCTGTGCTTGATCCGCTCAGTTTCCCATCATCAAAACACCAAAcaatggccaaaaagagtagaaccagctcactgCTTTTACACTAGGATTTGACTATTAAATGTCCAATGTTTATTTTGAAATAAATATTAAAGCAaaagttcagttcacgtaacagggagttttttgtattttattttattaatcactaatcacatgaaataaataatcatcttcagaaatgacCTTGTCAaatcaacaaaataactagggctttacaatgatggggAAAACGTTTTTAGGGTTCAGTGGGTTAGAATCTTCTTAGAAGCGGTGAACAGAGGGACATGTTAAAATACTGGATTTGGGCACTTTAGCAAGACttaattcataaaaaaaaaatctgatgtaTTAAATTgaccatgtggtctatattaaagggcacaatttctattggtgcacaatttctgcTTAAAATATCAAAGGTACGCAAACAGGCGCTCTTTTCGTGGAACGACCCTGCTATGCTCCATTTACCTAATGTATGCAATGTTTTAAAGTGATGCTTAGCAGCggtaccctctcctctccagtccttCCACCACCAGATGCTGACAGAGGAGCAGCTGGAACCATGCTTTTAATCAATTTATGGAAACGCCTGAGCCCTGGCTCATATTCTCATCCCATAAAAGTGACATGTAAATCGGCCCCTCTCACGTTATCTTGTTgcattacagtactgtatatggCACTCCTGCCGTGCCAGGGGGAAAGTTCCGCATAAGTGCAGTCCGAGCGCAAGGGTATTCCACAGGGGTATTGCAAATGATAGTAGAACGTTAAATAAATGTATGGAGTAACATCCAGCGATGCTGCTCTTATAGTGTGGTGCAAGGAAAATCTCTTACTGGACCAGGTGGTCAGGGACCTGAAGGAAGACACCAGAGAACTTGAGTAGTTAAGTGAGAAAAACAATTTGCCTAGCAACAGTACGGCCACACACAGCAAAGGCTGAGGCAGATCAAACATTTTCTCCATCTCATTTTCTCGCATCTCTCCAGCCCCATCTCTGACGTGTATCTTAATCTCTTTCACAGGTGGTGCAGCAGATTGAGCTGCTGACCTCGTCCATTGACCTGAGTGAAGGGGAAGCCAGCCCCAGCCTGCCCAGCGACAGTAGCTCCACCTCCAGTGGAGTCGCGATGGGCAGTAGCCATCAGAGGCCAAGAGGCCCAGGGGGTGAGGAGGCCAGACAGGGGGACGCAGCTCTGTCCTCCCTCATCAGGACTAACTCACCCCAGCGTCACAACCCTGCCTCCAGCCCGGTCCGCCTTCCCCACCAACTTGCTCCCAGGCCTCACAGGAGTAGCCCTGTTCGCCCTCCCACCTCTGGTCTGTCCCCCATCAGTACCAACCCACCTCACCCCAACACCCATGATCCCTCAGTCAAGAGCAAGAGTTTACATTACCCCCTCAACCATGCCTCTAACTCTGCTCTCTTTCACATCCTTGGACTTTCCCCCCATGAAATAagtcctcctcctcacccctctgctCTCAGTCCTTCTGTCACCTTAGAAACCCAAATAGGGTCACCCATGAGGTCACCTCTCCCTGTCAGCCCACCCAGAGCCCGTAAGACCCAGACCATGGTGGAGGGAGTGAGGACAACATCTGCTAAATCACTGGGGCTAACGCAGGGCCAGACAGTC from Oncorhynchus mykiss isolate Arlee chromosome 1, USDA_OmykA_1.1, whole genome shotgun sequence includes:
- the LOC110499562 gene encoding uncharacterized protein LOC110499562, whose protein sequence is MFSDTRAPGEHRGFQHSNPHLNLWLHNRFRAHHSDMGLNGQRRRTDANLTYPNRAKEVGFKSQEVINNIHGKERMGAHLNGLGLEELDLRSQVGSPSRWSQVPSPEPGLRHSASVRNHYTERSFVWNHRQTLPHPSVRNYVTPPAPPTQFKGQDGCKVPVCLEDQLWGYPRQTCQRNLHKSSWVDTTTATQGLPRHQSFGSTLSSTPKKVRNIQRDLTRPVGGPETRRDQKYLTKPVEGYNGPSSLHEVIFSTEVPQRNMGGPTLRPQQSPSKPCPTPEDVQTRPTSGHHGSRRGPGLTGSKRSHRKVVRDQIRRVVENLEEVLGGLKDIHQEMKEVVQQIELLTSSIDLSEGEASPSLPSDSSSTSSGVAMGSSHQRPRGPGGEEARQGDAALSSLIRTNSPQRHNPASSPVRLPHQLAPRPHRSSPVRPPTSGLSPISTNPPHPNTHDPSVKSKSLHYPLNHASNSALFHILGLSPHEISPPPHPSALSPSVTLETQIGSPMRSPLPVSPPRARKTQTMVEGVRTTSAKSLGLTQGQTVPHGPGRVPGPKGRKPPPYPHDGHFDRGASKGKDPKKAPPYPVKRRLLSTTV